One window of Kryptolebias marmoratus isolate JLee-2015 linkage group LG3, ASM164957v2, whole genome shotgun sequence genomic DNA carries:
- the LOC108244346 gene encoding sialidase-3-like, translating to MGEFSSCDESETVFESTIYRYRIPAIFYHKDTQTLLAFAEQRKGIADETADKLVMKQGKLEKKSSKWTVQWKEFKVVEEAQLRGHRSMNPCPVSNKTTKKLFLFFICVQDGVTEQQQLNDHYNQARLCYITSEDLGKKWSGVTPVQISLPDHSVILDVGPGHGLQTQGGRMIVPAYVYTGVEHAKPKPHAASIFSDNDGKNWWFGKIISKKSVECQMAEVCEDEHRFIYCNARTEGKYRVEAFSRDNGSTFSLLEKKKWKLRETPKGCHGSVISFPAQSEDEKASNTWLLFTHPTKGKENWERCDLGVYLNTSPSDPAAWSKPWIIWKGATGYSDLAYIDDGWFACLFECGETKNTDKIAIRLFDYSSISSSVSKEDCCCSLL from the exons ATGGGTGAATTTTCTTCCTGCGATGAGTCAGAAACTGTCTTTGAATCTACAATATACCGCTATAGGATCCCTGCAATTTTTTACCACAAAGACACCCAGACTCTTCTGGCCTTTGCTGAGCAAAGAAAAGGAATAGCTGATGAAACTGCAGATAAGCTGGTTATGAAACAAGGAAAGCtggagaagaaaagcagcaaatggaCCGTTCAG tggaAAGAGTTCAAAGTTGTAGAAGAAGCACAGCTTCGTGGACACCGCTCAATGAACCCCTGCCCGGTGTCTAataaaacgacaaaaaaactcttcttatttttcatttgtgttcaaGATGGTGTCACTGAACAGCAGCAGTTAAATGATCACTATAACCAGGCCCGGCTCTGCTACATCACAAGTGAAGATCTTGGAAAAAAATGGAGTGGAGTAACTCCAGTGCAAATTAGTCTGCCTGATCACTCTGTCATTCTTGATGTTGGACCAGGTCATGGACTTCAAACCCAGGGGGGGAGAATGATTGTTCCAGCTTACGTTTACACCGGTGTGGAACATGCCAAGCCTAAGCCACATGCAGCCTCCATCTTTAGCGACAATGATGGTAAGAATTGGTGGTTTggtaaaatcatttcaaaaaaaTCAGTTGAATGTCAAATGGCAGAGGTTTGTGAAGATGAACACAGGTTCATCTACTGCAATGCCCGTACTGAGGGAAAGTATCGAGTGGAAGCCTTCAGTCGGGATAATGGAAGCACATTTTCcttacttgaaaaaaaaaagtggaaacttAGGGAAACACCTAAAGGCTGTCATGGAAGTGTAATCTCCTTTCCAGCTCAAAGTGAAGATGAAAAAGCAAGTAACACCTGGCTGCTCTTTACCCACCCAACAAAAGGGAAAGAGAACTGGGAACGATGTGATTTAGGAGTGTATCTGAACACATCTCCATCTGATCCAGCGGCGTGGAGCAAACCCTGGATTATCTGGAAAGGAGCCACTGGTTACTCAGACCTGGCTTACATTGATGATGGTTGGTTTGCGTGTCTGTTTGAGTGTGGGGAGACGAAAAACACTGATAAGATTGCCATAAGACTTTTTGACTACAGCAGCATCTCTAGCAGCGTCTCTAAAGAGGACTGCTGCTGCAGTCTGTTATAG
- the zglp1 gene encoding GATA-type zinc finger protein 1 produces MSTAPKHEVAFIQENQNKVEHSALFYLFQEVSKLDPPLHDSFLDTDPPSRWLNEVSKSRRFSHKRADDDEPSFRPPRGTCKYSLSCVLPYGPVKDASERGGDVPESDEPRCECGSSPWKVLSLINLHCERLLHQRDDEEDNSTSAPSNAGTSQSMATLAPHAPPNGVDGESEPLLPVCEGRENAAFAAAAEELRPDCSGVRQQLRFGVKDADESHGVRLQPAGETGPLTAEMQEDGPAVSLQLLCSYREEFSVNKQLEWNQERKDECFSAKADDSDVLFLEKETQNSSTRLKTQMTFSSGYNACTDQSKLDHNANITLSAELPCKPKLPPQSAALLSSQTTPLIFNSAESCRSPPGQDEEFPASTPKCSHTSTDDTHPAADQPKSSSRHISLTTSPPEQNEEADPPPPARQGRSKTRRKQAHPSRSGDIQDPDFQGVTFRIDAALDDTREQCRLLITSKYSKELGRGVRKPKQRTRTSQKSLKASSSDEENDLTAAVLKNKVCASCCTRKTPMWRDAEDGTPLCNACGIRYKKYRVRCVKCWHIPRKEGNSNSRCLKCGNFVKLTSAQRKHSS; encoded by the exons ATGAGCACTGCGCCCAAGCATGAAGTCGCCTTCATCCAGGAGAACCAGAACAAAGTCGAACATTCTGCTCTCTTCTACCTCTTCCAGGAAGTCTCCAAGCTAGACCCGCCGCTCCACGACAGTTTCCTGGACACAGATCCGCCCTCCAGGTGGCTGAACGAGGTGTCGAAAAGTCGCCGTTTCAGTCACAAAAGGGCAGACGACGATGAGCCTTCGTTTCGGCCCCCCCGCGGTACTTGCAAGTACAGCCTGTCCTGCGTGCTGCCGTACGGTCCCGTGAAGGACGCGAGCGAGAGGGGTGGCGATGTTCCCGAGTCGGACGAGCCGCGCTGCGAATGTGGCAGCAGCCCCTGGAAGGTGCTGAGTCTGATCAACCTGCACTGTGAGCGACTCCTCCATCAAAGAGATGATGAGGAGGACAACTCCACCTCAGCACCGTCAAACGCAGGAACCAGCCAGTCGATGGCCACGTTGGCGCCCCATGCGCCTCCAAACGGCGTAGACGGGGAAAGCGAGCCGTTGCTTCCTGTCTGCGAGGGTCGGGAAAATGCAGCATTTGCTGCAGCCGCGGAAGAGTTGAGGCCGGACTGCTCGGGAGTCCGTCAGCAGCTGCGGTTCGGTGTGAAAGATGCCGATGAAAGCCACGGTGTGAGACTACAGCCTGCAGGGGAAACGGGCCCTCTTACCGCAGAGATGCAAGAAGACGGCCCAGCGGTGTCGTTGCAGCTTCTGTGTAGTTACAGAGAAGAGTTCAGCGTTAACAAACAATTAGAGTGGAACCAGGAGCGTAAGGACGAGTGTTTCTCTGCTAAAGCTGATGATTCAGATGTACTCTTCCTTGAAAAGGAAACTCAGAACTCCTCAACACGTCTGAAGACCCAGATGACTTTCAGTTCAGGTTATAACGCCTGCACGGATCAGTCAAAACTGGACCACAATGCAAACATTACTTTGTCTGCAGAGCTGCCATGTAAGCCCAAGCTACCTCCTCAGAGTGCGGCGCTGCTCTCCTCGCAGACGACACCCCTCATATTTAACAGCGCAGAGAGCTGTCGGTCACCCCCAGGACAAGACGAGGAATTCCCAGCATCCACGCCCAAATGCAGCCACACTTCCACTGACGATACACACCCCGCAGCGGACCAGCCGAAAAGCTCAAGCCGCCACATTTCCCTGACCACATCGCCGCCAGAGCAAAATGAGGAAGccgatcctcctcctcctgcccgCCAGGGTCGAAGCAAGACTCGAAGGAAACAAGCCCACCCCTCCCGCAGTGGTGACATTCAGGACCCGGACTTCCAGGGGGTGACGTTCAGGATCGACGCAGCGCTGGACGACACCAGGGAGCAGTGCCGGCTGCTCATAACCTCGAAATACAG CAAGGAGCTCGGCAGAGGCGTGCGAAAACCCAAGCAGAGGACGCGAACGTCACAGAAGTCACTTAAAGCCAGCAGCTCAGATGAAGAAAATGACCTCACAGCTGCTGTCCTGA AAAACAAAGTCTGTGCGTCGTGCTGCACCAGGAAGACCCCCATGTGGAGAGACGCGGAGGACGGGACGCCGCTCTGCAACGCCTGTGGAATAAG GTATAAGAAGTACAGAGTGCGCTGTGTCAAATGCTGGCATATTCCTCGGAAAGAAGGAAACTCCAACTCCCGCTGCCTGAAGTGTGGAAACTTTGTGAAACTGACCTCAGCTCAGCGGAAACATTCCTCTTAG
- the LOC108244349 gene encoding forkhead box protein D1-like has product MEETDGDADHVRSMGFPEFPEGGADPTRASRPFPAVPQGGLRTRDGPGRRGACKPPYSYIALITMAILQSPEKRLTLSQICDFISRRFPYYRDRFPAWQNSIRHNLSLNDCFVKIPREPGNPGKGNYWTLDPMSADMFANGSFLRRRKRFKRLRSSRGAHRERGPEPGSPAAALGFGLRRPDLSLEPDTGGVLGQRALPGILPALSSLLCRGSLFVLEHLEPDRCVPVQCLAPNSLLSPAALHGLVPGGLSPHQTFSRLSLR; this is encoded by the coding sequence ATGGAGGAGACGGACGGTGACGCCGACCATGTGAGGAGCATGGGGTTTCCGGAGTTCCCTGAAGGCGGCGCAGACCCGACACGCGCGTCCCGTCCATTCCCTGCGGTCCCGCAGGGAGGACTCCGGACCCGGGACGGTCCTGGCAGGAGAGGCGCCTGTAAGCCTCCGTATTCGTACATCGCCCTGATCACCATGGCCATCCTGCAGAGCCCGGAGAAGAGGCTGACCCTGAGTCAGATCTGTGACTTCATCAGCCGCCGCTTCCCCTACTACCGGGACCGCTTCCCGGCGTGGCAGAACTCCATCCGTCACAACCTGTCCCTGAACGACTGCTTCGTCAAAATCCCACGGGAGCCCGGCAATCCCGGGAAGGGGAACTACTGGACCCTGGACCCCATGTCGGCGGATATGTTCGCAAACGGCAGCTTCCTGCGCAGGCGGAAGCGCTTCAAGCGGCTGCGCTCCTCCCGCGGGGCGCACAGGGAGCGCGGGCCGGAGCCCGGTTCTCCCGCTGCGGCCCTCGGGTTCGGACTCCGCCGGCCCGATCTGAGCCTGGAGCCGGACACGGGGGGGGTTCTGGGTCAGCGGGCTCTCCCCGGCATCCTCCCGGCGCTGTCCTCGCTCCTCTGCAGGGGGTCCCTGTTCGTGTTGGAACACCTGGAGCCGGACCGGTGCGTCCCGGTCCAGTGTTTGGCCCCGAACTCTCTGCTGTCTCCTGCTGCGCTGCACGGACTGGTTCCTGGCGGCCTGTCTCCCCATCAGACCTTCAGCCGGCTCAGTTTAAGATGA